GATACTGAATATAAAATCCTAGTACTTGATTGTAGTATCTTTGTGGCTTTCTATCAAAAAATTTCGAACCATATGCTACTTTTATAAAAGGATTGACTTATGAAACAGGAAGGGACATATACAGGCGCCGAAGGTAAATTAGCGGGCTACGATATTCAATATACACCAAACCAAAAGCGACCTCTGATTGTGTTTTGCCATGGATTCAATGGATTTAAAGATTGGGGCGCATTCAACTTGATGGCGGATTACTTTTTGCAAAAGGGATTTCAATTTGTAAAATTGAATTTTTCTCATAATGGAACATCTCCTGCTCATCCTTTGGATTTTGTGGATTTAGAAGCTTTTGGGACTAATAACTTCGAAAAAGAACTCGAAGATATTGGGTCTTTGTTAGTCCATCTAAAAAAGGAAAGTTTTGCAGATAGCATCGATTTTGATAAACTGTTTTTGATTGGTCATTCTAAAGGTGGAGCAACGGCTTTGGCTTATACTTTATCCCATCCTGAAATTGTTTCTTGTGCCACCTTAGCAGCAGTGCTCGACCCAGTAGCGCGCTATGGAAAGAAGAATGATAAGCTGTGGAAAGAAAACGGTGTAAAATTTGTCGTTAACGGAAGAACAAAACAAAAAATGCCACTGTATTATCAATTGGTTGAAAACACACAGAAAATAAAAGAGAAACTGGATCTCCGAAATTTGCTGAAAGGGGATAAGCGAAAATTTTTATTTGTCCATGGTGTAAAAGACGAAGCGGTTCCTGTAACAGAAACTAATTTGGTAAAAAACCTGCCCAATTGTACCGTCTCCATTATTGAAGATACCAATCATGTTTTTGGTGCTTCGCATCCATATACAAGTATCAATTTACCTACTGATTTACAAAATGCCCTGAGTCAAATCGCAAAATTCTTTGAATCAGTGTGATGGTTTTGAATCAGAGGTTTTACAAGCAAACTTGTCATTCAAAAGAAGGAGGTATCACATCAAGTAGCTCCAAACACCTTAGATTTATGTAGTCAAGTAGATGAATTATACACAGTATATGAAACTGTGCTGTTGGTAAATTATCTGCGTTGCAACGCTCTGTTTTGTTGTTTAATTGAAGTAATTATTCGATTCAATCGAACGATAGATTAATTGAGTAAGCTAATAAACTGGCTTTTTTAAAACAGATTATCTTTTTAGTGAAAAATGGCCTTTAAAATTCCTGCCATTTCCCAATTCAACTGTAAACCAATAATCTGAAGCAATCAAATTTTCTCCATTGAAAGTGCCGTCCCATCCCATATCACTATATTGTAGCCTCTTTAGTAATTTTCCGTATCGATCAAAAATACTTGTAATTGAATTAGGGAATTTTTCAATTCCTAATATACTCCAATAATCATTATATCCATCATTGTTTGGAGTGAAAAATTTTGGATAATCTACTAGTATAGCTTCTCGTTCATCAACACCACAACCTTGTTTATCTCTAACTTTTACTACATATACTCCTCCTGATATGTTATGAAAAGTGTTGCTGTCTTGAAAATTATTTCCATCAATTGCATATTCAAAGTCACCATTTGTAGAAGTTATTATTTCGATAAAATTCTTATCTGAAAGATCTTGAATTTTAATTTCGGTAATTTTTGGTAAAATGGAACGAATTAGATTAAACGAAAATGAATTTTCACAAGATATTCCATTACTTATTTTAGAAACTCGTAAAGTATATTTTCCAGCTTCTACTAGATTAGCCTCAAAGGAATTAGAAATTATAGAGTTATCTTGAAAACTCCATTCCCAAGAATCGAAATTTAAATCAGTTGTTATCTTTAATGACGGTTCTAAATCACATAAAAAATATTCTTTTTCTAAATTTATTTGTGGTAACTCATTTACAACAAATTTAAAATTTGTTTCTGAAAAGCATAATGAATTTAATTGATTCTCAATTCTAGCAGTAATAGTTTGAGACCATGGAACAGTATTTTTATAATCTATAGGTAATGGGCTTGGTAATTTATTTCCATTTTCATCTAAATAGGATATAAGTAAATTAGGTTGATTTCCTATGAGTTCACTTTCAATTGTTGAAGTGTCAAAATGTGAAAAACCGTTACCTTCATCGCAAGCGTATAAAGTATTAGGTTGAATAATAGTTGGTTTAGTTGAAGTGATTAAATTTAAAAATGTCTCTGAATAACAATTTGTTTGAGGATTTGTGACTCTTACCGTTATAGTTTCTTGATTTGGTTTACTGTTAGTAAATGGATTTACTAATGGACTTGGAAGTTGATTTCCATTAGTATCAAAATAAGTTACTTTCATTCCAGTTTGATTTCCTAAAACAGTTGATTCTATATTTGAAGTATCAAAATATTCTGAAATGCCGTCATTATTATCATCACATCCAGTTATTTCTTTTAATGAATTTGCTATTGGTAATGGGTTTACAATTAAATTAAAGGTAGATTCATTATAGCAATTCGTATCGGTATTAATTGCTTTTACTTTTATGGATTCCTCATTAGCAATTAAATTACTAATTGCATTTAAAGGAGATTGTATTTGCTGACCATTTTCATGATAAAATTCAACTTTTATATTGGTAGCAGTTCCTATAATAGAATTCTTTAATTGTTGTAAATTAAATGTAGCAAGACCATCAGTGTCATTATCACACACAATTAAGTTTAAAGCTTCTGATAAATCTGGTAATGGATTTACAATTAAATCGAAAGTGGTTTCAGAGTAGCAACAAAAGTTGTCTTTATGAGATACTCTTACTGTTATTGTTTCTCTATTTTTAGTGGTGTTTGTAAATGGATTTGGTAGTGTATTGTATTTAGTACCTTTGCCATCTATGAAAGTAACAACTTTATCAATTTGTCCTCCTAAAACTTGCTGCGTAACTAGCGAAGTATCAAAAGAAGTTGAAAATCCAAGGTTATTGCTTTCCTCACAGGCATGTATATTATTAATTCCATATGCTTTTGGAGGTTCTTTAGCATCAATTATTTCCGTTAAAACTTCCACTGTTCCGTCATTACCAATAACTGTCGCGGTAATAGTATATTTTCCATCAGTGGAAAAATCATGAAAAGGAGATAAGTCTATAGAGGTATTATTAATTCCTGAAGCAGGATCTCCAAAATCCCAACTAATTGACGCAATTTTAGACTGATCATCAACACTGAATTCCTTTAAAAATTCCGAGCAAATATTTGAGAAATTCATTTCAAAATTATTCGTAACATGATTTACATTTCCAGTGACGTTTATGTAAAAGTTAGCTTTTGGAAATCCGAAGTCAGCAGTAGAAACATATTTATCTCCAGCTCCAGATAAAGAAGAACAACCTCTTTGCCATGATACATCATTATCTTGTGCAGATCCTGCAATAAAAGCTACACCATCTCCATATTCAATTCCTTTTTTAACTTCAACCAAAATCCGTTCTACATCTTTTGGAATAACAATTGGTGTATCAAAATCTACTTGTATAATTTGAGAATTACGCGGTATGTAAGGATCAAGGGCTTGAGATTGACTACTTCCTATCAAATCTGCTTCAGAAAAAGAAGCAGGGAAAGAATCATCTATTTTATAAATATTAAATGAAACATTTGCTAGCCAGCCCGTTTTATTAATTCCAACTTGCCCTGATTTAATTACGAATTCTTCATTATTCGATATACCAAAATCTTTTAAAGTAAAAGCCCGTGCCCAATATATATAAGTTGAGTTACAAGAATAGATATCAGTTTCAACTAGATCATCACATACGTTATGAGAAAGCCTCGTGATTGAACCTGAACTTTTAACATTAAAAACTTCTCCTGTTACATTGATGTAAAAATTCGCATTTGGAACGGGAATGGTTAAATCAGTAGTTGGTGCTAAACCATGATTTGGATCACATCCAAAATACCAGGATTCGCCAGTGTCTTTTTCAGTACCAGCTATATAGACAGCTCCTGTAGCTGGATTATAAATGTCTTTATACTTTTCTACTGAGACCATAATTCTTTTAACTCCGGCAGGAACAATAATGGGTTCATCAAAATTTACTTCAACAATTTCAGGAGCACCAGTAATTAATGGCGATTGTGCAATACCACGTCTTCCAAGTATCGTGGTAGGATAAATAGAATAGGAATAATTGGGAAAATCTTCATCCAGACTGTAAACAATACATTGTAAAGTAGATCCAATATCAGATTTACTTAGTCCAACTTGTAATGATTTAATCATAAATTGCTCATTTGCCGCTATTCCAAAATCAGATAGTGTAAATACTCGTGACCAACTCTCATCTCTATCACAAGAATACATATCTGTCTTAACAAGTGTTGTTCCAATATTATTAGTTAATTTTATTTGGGCTTCAATAGATTGAAAAGACAAAAAAAGTAGAAGTAAAGCTACAGTATTAAATGTTTTTATGTGAATTATTGTCATTCCTATTTTTGTTGTTTTTTAGCTTGTCTGTAATTAGTATATATTAATTATTTTATAGAGTGTTTACAACCATAATTGAGTAGATCTTCTTTGATAATTAGCGTATTTAAAGTAAATATATAAATAATATTTTTATTACAAATTATCAAAATAACTTTTAAATTTGTTCATAAAAAAAGCGCTCCTTTTCAGGAACGCTTTCTATATAATTAATCAAAAGATTATTTTTTCTCAATCCACAATCTTGCATTGACAAACGCTTCATGCCAAGGAGAAACTTCATCGTTTCTACCTGCTGGATAATTTGCCCAGTTCCATTGAAAGTTAGAACGCTCAATATGTGGCATCATCACAAGGTGACGACC
The Flavobacterium sp. WC2421 genome window above contains:
- a CDS encoding T9SS type B sorting domain-containing protein produces the protein MTIIHIKTFNTVALLLLFLSFQSIEAQIKLTNNIGTTLVKTDMYSCDRDESWSRVFTLSDFGIAANEQFMIKSLQVGLSKSDIGSTLQCIVYSLDEDFPNYSYSIYPTTILGRRGIAQSPLITGAPEIVEVNFDEPIIVPAGVKRIMVSVEKYKDIYNPATGAVYIAGTEKDTGESWYFGCDPNHGLAPTTDLTIPVPNANFYINVTGEVFNVKSSGSITRLSHNVCDDLVETDIYSCNSTYIYWARAFTLKDFGISNNEEFVIKSGQVGINKTGWLANVSFNIYKIDDSFPASFSEADLIGSSQSQALDPYIPRNSQIIQVDFDTPIVIPKDVERILVEVKKGIEYGDGVAFIAGSAQDNDVSWQRGCSSLSGAGDKYVSTADFGFPKANFYINVTGNVNHVTNNFEMNFSNICSEFLKEFSVDDQSKIASISWDFGDPASGINNTSIDLSPFHDFSTDGKYTITATVIGNDGTVEVLTEIIDAKEPPKAYGINNIHACEESNNLGFSTSFDTSLVTQQVLGGQIDKVVTFIDGKGTKYNTLPNPFTNTTKNRETITVRVSHKDNFCCYSETTFDLIVNPLPDLSEALNLIVCDNDTDGLATFNLQQLKNSIIGTATNIKVEFYHENGQQIQSPLNAISNLIANEESIKVKAINTDTNCYNESTFNLIVNPLPIANSLKEITGCDDNNDGISEYFDTSNIESTVLGNQTGMKVTYFDTNGNQLPSPLVNPFTNSKPNQETITVRVTNPQTNCYSETFLNLITSTKPTIIQPNTLYACDEGNGFSHFDTSTIESELIGNQPNLLISYLDENGNKLPSPLPIDYKNTVPWSQTITARIENQLNSLCFSETNFKFVVNELPQINLEKEYFLCDLEPSLKITTDLNFDSWEWSFQDNSIISNSFEANLVEAGKYTLRVSKISNGISCENSFSFNLIRSILPKITEIKIQDLSDKNFIEIITSTNGDFEYAIDGNNFQDSNTFHNISGGVYVVKVRDKQGCGVDEREAILVDYPKFFTPNNDGYNDYWSILGIEKFPNSITSIFDRYGKLLKRLQYSDMGWDGTFNGENLIASDYWFTVELGNGRNFKGHFSLKR
- a CDS encoding alpha/beta hydrolase family protein, producing the protein MKQEGTYTGAEGKLAGYDIQYTPNQKRPLIVFCHGFNGFKDWGAFNLMADYFLQKGFQFVKLNFSHNGTSPAHPLDFVDLEAFGTNNFEKELEDIGSLLVHLKKESFADSIDFDKLFLIGHSKGGATALAYTLSHPEIVSCATLAAVLDPVARYGKKNDKLWKENGVKFVVNGRTKQKMPLYYQLVENTQKIKEKLDLRNLLKGDKRKFLFVHGVKDEAVPVTETNLVKNLPNCTVSIIEDTNHVFGASHPYTSINLPTDLQNALSQIAKFFESV